Proteins encoded in a region of the Anoxybacillus amylolyticus genome:
- a CDS encoding molybdopterin-dependent oxidoreductase: MDGVHISSCPLNCWDTCGLKVTVEHGKVVKIDGDDEHPITKGKICGRGRMLEARTNSSERLLYPLKKRNGQFVRISWEQALDEIAEKMAEIRTKSKTTAVLHSHDYANSGLLSNLARRFFNCYGGVTELTGSLCWGAGIEAQTWDFGNAYSHAPEDIYHSKHVIIWGRNVARTNMHLFQHLKAVKKQGTTLVVIDPIYNQTAQIADKYVSIAPGMDGFLAIGVMKELLRLGLEDRFFIENYTFGFVDIKALLKTITLEEIERLTGVERETMTWLARLYGDRPTMTYLGLGMQRYANGGNTIRLIDALVAMSGNVGIPGGGANFGNLQVGQSFSLEELTLPERKTASRTFTMMKQAEGILQATDPEIKMIIVTCGNPLTQVPNTNVVKKAFQSVETVVVLEQFMTDTAEAADYVLPTTTVFEEEDIYYSSMYHAYVNYGPALVAPPGKAKPELWIWTQLAERLGFGKDFAFSREEFLAMGLRGLEKHGITLEALRQEKRMLLPVKAVPWSDYRFQTPSGKYEFTSLVAPQKGRDGKLRLAYPSESELTNPEMVKKYPYRLLTIHPLRSNHSQHYHLIESLQSIKIEISRDIADEKRLVDGDRVRIFNDRGELSGIVKILPNAHAKTINIDEGQWGKFGGSVNVLTSDRESDNGQGSTLYDCLVNIEKINE; this comes from the coding sequence ATGGATGGTGTTCATATCTCTTCTTGTCCATTAAACTGTTGGGATACGTGTGGACTAAAAGTGACGGTTGAACATGGGAAAGTCGTAAAAATTGATGGTGATGACGAACATCCGATTACGAAAGGAAAAATTTGTGGACGTGGGCGAATGCTAGAAGCGCGCACGAATTCATCGGAGCGACTGCTTTACCCGCTCAAAAAAAGAAATGGGCAATTTGTTCGCATTTCTTGGGAACAAGCATTGGATGAAATTGCAGAAAAAATGGCGGAAATTCGGACGAAATCCAAAACAACGGCCGTTCTTCACAGCCATGACTATGCTAATAGTGGGCTGTTATCCAATCTAGCTCGCCGTTTTTTCAACTGCTATGGTGGAGTGACTGAGTTGACAGGAAGCCTTTGCTGGGGAGCGGGAATTGAAGCACAAACGTGGGATTTTGGAAATGCGTATAGCCATGCGCCTGAAGATATTTATCATAGTAAGCATGTCATTATTTGGGGACGAAATGTCGCGCGGACGAATATGCATTTGTTTCAACACCTAAAAGCGGTAAAAAAACAAGGAACGACATTAGTAGTAATTGACCCAATCTATAATCAAACCGCACAAATCGCCGATAAATACGTATCGATTGCTCCTGGTATGGATGGATTTTTAGCGATTGGCGTCATGAAAGAACTATTGCGGTTAGGGCTAGAAGATCGTTTTTTTATTGAAAACTATACATTCGGATTTGTGGACATCAAAGCGTTGTTAAAAACCATTACGCTCGAAGAAATCGAACGGCTGACTGGTGTAGAACGGGAGACGATGACGTGGCTCGCTCGCCTTTACGGAGATCGCCCAACGATGACTTATTTAGGGCTTGGCATGCAGCGATATGCAAACGGTGGCAATACGATTCGTCTTATTGATGCGCTCGTGGCGATGAGCGGAAATGTTGGTATTCCAGGGGGCGGTGCGAATTTTGGTAACTTGCAAGTTGGACAAAGTTTTTCGTTGGAGGAGTTAACGTTGCCTGAACGAAAAACCGCTTCGCGTACTTTTACGATGATGAAACAAGCAGAAGGAATTTTACAAGCAACCGACCCAGAAATTAAAATGATTATCGTGACGTGCGGCAATCCCCTCACACAAGTACCAAATACGAATGTTGTGAAAAAAGCGTTTCAATCGGTCGAAACGGTCGTTGTGCTCGAACAGTTTATGACCGATACAGCCGAAGCAGCAGATTATGTGTTGCCGACGACAACCGTATTTGAAGAGGAAGACATTTATTATTCGTCCATGTATCATGCCTACGTTAATTACGGTCCAGCGCTTGTTGCGCCTCCAGGGAAAGCGAAGCCGGAGCTTTGGATTTGGACGCAACTAGCTGAACGATTAGGATTCGGTAAAGACTTTGCTTTTTCGCGAGAAGAATTTTTAGCAATGGGCTTACGCGGTCTAGAGAAACATGGAATTACCCTTGAAGCCCTAAGACAGGAAAAACGTATGCTATTGCCGGTAAAGGCAGTGCCTTGGTCAGATTACCGTTTTCAAACGCCGAGCGGAAAGTACGAGTTTACCTCGCTAGTAGCTCCCCAAAAAGGAAGGGATGGGAAATTGCGTCTTGCGTATCCGTCTGAATCAGAACTAACGAATCCTGAAATGGTCAAAAAGTACCCGTATCGGTTATTAACGATTCATCCGCTGCGCTCGAATCATTCGCAGCATTACCATTTAATCGAATCGCTGCAATCGATCAAAATCGAAATATCTAGGGATATTGCAGATGAAAAACGACTAGTAGACGGTGACCGTGTAAGAATTTTTAATGACCGCGGTGAGCTTTCTGGTATCGTGAAAATTTTACCGAATGCTCATGCGAAAACAATAAATATCGATGAAGGGCAATGGGGGAAATTTGGGGGAAGCGTCAATGTATTGACATCGGATCGTGAATCAGACAACGGTCAAGGAAGTACGTTGTATGATTGTCTAGTAAATATCGAGAAAATAAACGAATGA
- the ychF gene encoding redox-regulated ATPase YchF, giving the protein MGLTAGIVGLPNVGKSTLFNAITKAGAESANYPFCTIEPNVGIVEVPDERLKKLTELVKPKRTVPTVFEFTDIAGIVKGASKGEGLGNKFLSHIRQVDAICQVVRCFSDENITHVAGKVDPLSDIATINLELILADLETVEKRMDRVGKMAKQKDKESMFEHDILVRLKETFEAGKAARTLSFTEEEMKVVKHLHLLTIKPMLYVANVGEEDLANPDANPYVQQVREFAKSDNAEVIVVCAKVEEEIAQLDEEEKQMFLQELGIKQSGLDQLIRAAYSLLGLATYFTAGEQEVRAWTFRKGMKAPQCAGIIHSDFERGFIRAETVSFDDLLACGSMAAAREAGKVRLEGKEYEVQDGDIMHFRFNV; this is encoded by the coding sequence ATGGGATTAACAGCAGGAATCGTCGGTTTACCGAACGTCGGAAAATCGACGTTATTTAATGCGATTACAAAAGCAGGCGCGGAGTCTGCGAATTATCCGTTTTGTACGATTGAGCCGAACGTAGGAATAGTTGAAGTTCCTGATGAACGATTAAAAAAATTAACAGAGCTTGTAAAACCAAAACGTACAGTACCGACAGTATTTGAATTCACCGATATTGCAGGCATTGTCAAAGGAGCGAGTAAAGGAGAAGGACTAGGAAATAAGTTTTTATCCCATATTCGCCAAGTCGATGCGATTTGCCAAGTCGTTCGCTGCTTCTCCGACGAAAATATTACCCATGTCGCTGGAAAAGTCGACCCACTTTCCGACATTGCAACGATTAACTTAGAACTAATTTTGGCGGACCTCGAAACGGTGGAAAAGCGCATGGACCGCGTTGGAAAGATGGCGAAGCAAAAAGATAAAGAATCCATGTTCGAGCATGACATTCTCGTTCGATTAAAAGAAACGTTTGAAGCGGGAAAAGCAGCGCGCACGTTGTCGTTTACGGAAGAAGAAATGAAAGTTGTAAAACATCTCCATTTGCTAACCATTAAGCCGATGTTATATGTAGCGAATGTAGGCGAAGAAGATTTAGCTAATCCAGATGCGAACCCTTACGTTCAACAAGTGCGGGAGTTTGCAAAAAGCGACAATGCGGAAGTAATCGTCGTATGTGCGAAAGTGGAAGAAGAAATTGCCCAGCTCGACGAAGAAGAAAAACAAATGTTTTTACAAGAACTAGGCATTAAACAATCGGGACTAGACCAACTTATTCGCGCAGCGTACAGCTTGTTAGGATTGGCTACGTATTTTACGGCTGGAGAACAAGAGGTGCGCGCTTGGACATTCCGTAAAGGAATGAAAGCGCCGCAATGTGCTGGCATTATTCATTCCGATTTTGAACGAGGGTTTATTCGCGCAGAAACAGTTTCTTTTGATGATTTATTGGCTTGCGGTTCGATGGCAGCAGCCCGTGAAGCTGGGAAAGTACGATTAGAAGGAAAAGAGTACGAAGTGCAAGACGGCGATATTATGCATTTCCGTTTTAATGTGTAG
- the rpsF gene encoding 30S ribosomal protein S6 gives MRKYEIMYIIRPNIDDEGRKVVVERFNNILTENGAEITSVKEWGKRRLAYEIKDFRDGYYMIVNVMSQPKAVQEFDRLAKISEDIIRHIVVKEEE, from the coding sequence GTGAGAAAATACGAAATCATGTACATTATCCGCCCAAATATCGACGATGAAGGTCGGAAAGTAGTTGTTGAGCGTTTTAACAACATTTTAACAGAAAATGGTGCGGAAATTACGAGCGTAAAAGAATGGGGTAAACGTCGTTTAGCATATGAAATCAAGGATTTCCGTGACGGTTACTACATGATCGTGAACGTGATGTCTCAACCAAAAGCGGTACAAGAATTTGACCGTTTAGCGAAAATTAGCGAAGACATCATTCGTCACATTGTCGTAAAAGAGGAAGAATAA
- the ssb gene encoding single-stranded DNA-binding protein, with amino-acid sequence MINRVILVGRLTRDPELRYTPNGVAVATFTLAVNRPFTNQQGEREADFINCVVWRRPAENVANFLKKGSLAGVDGRLQTRSYEGQDGKRVYVTEVVADSVQFLEPRGSTEQRGTATGGYYGEPYPFGQNQNQRHTPDQNFSRIDEDPFAHDGQPIDISDDDLPF; translated from the coding sequence ATGATTAATCGCGTAATTCTTGTAGGGCGACTTACAAGAGACCCAGAATTGCGCTATACTCCAAATGGGGTTGCTGTTGCCACATTTACGTTAGCGGTCAATCGCCCGTTTACAAACCAACAGGGTGAGCGCGAAGCAGATTTCATTAACTGCGTCGTTTGGCGCCGTCCTGCAGAAAATGTCGCTAATTTCTTGAAAAAAGGAAGTTTAGCTGGTGTGGACGGACGGTTGCAAACGAGAAGTTATGAAGGTCAAGACGGAAAACGTGTGTACGTAACCGAAGTGGTTGCTGATAGTGTTCAATTTCTTGAACCGAGAGGTAGCACAGAACAACGTGGTACAGCAACAGGTGGCTACTACGGGGAGCCATATCCATTTGGACAAAATCAGAACCAACGACACACGCCTGATCAAAATTTCAGTCGCATTGATGAAGATCCGTTTGCTCATGATGGGCAACCGATCGACATCTCGGATGACGACTTGCCTTTTTAA
- the rpsR gene encoding 30S ribosomal protein S18, with amino-acid sequence MAGRKGGRAKRRKVCYFTANGITHIDYKDVDTLKKFISERGKILPRRVTGTSAKYQRKLTVAIKRARQMALLPYVAGE; translated from the coding sequence ATGGCAGGACGTAAAGGCGGACGTGCAAAACGTCGGAAAGTTTGCTACTTCACAGCGAACGGAATTACGCATATCGACTATAAAGATGTCGATACATTAAAGAAATTTATTTCTGAGCGTGGAAAAATTTTGCCTCGCCGTGTGACTGGTACAAGCGCAAAATATCAGCGGAAATTAACAGTTGCAATCAAACGCGCTCGTCAAATGGCATTATTACCATACGTAGCAGGTGAATAA
- a CDS encoding YybS family protein — protein sequence MRNTYALTEAAIQLAIFIVLFLASVYVPLFGMIISLFLPLPFIVFTMRHGYRSALVLLTAAVIVSTVISTLLSAFAAVMFGTSGIVIGALLAKQKNQYAVLAAATVAFLVNIVINYVISIKFFELDIIAQTLSMLSDSFHTAVQVMESAGKKLPEETIARFEQGLRVIKYVTPTLFVIAALAFAYLTIIVSVPILKRLKLSVGTWPPFRQLMLPRQLVWYYLLVLIATFFPLEQGTFAFIVVINLYYVLQLLFAIQGFSFLYYLAYRKQIAKGIVVAGTIVCLFVPFLLYLIAILGIIDLGFELRKRVQ from the coding sequence GTGAGAAATACATATGCGCTGACAGAAGCAGCGATTCAGCTTGCCATTTTTATTGTGTTGTTTTTAGCCTCAGTATACGTGCCGTTGTTTGGGATGATCATTAGCTTATTTTTACCGCTCCCTTTTATCGTTTTTACGATGCGGCACGGCTACCGGTCAGCTCTTGTGTTATTAACTGCCGCTGTCATCGTTTCAACGGTTATTAGCACCTTATTATCTGCTTTTGCTGCTGTTATGTTTGGAACGAGTGGAATTGTCATCGGTGCATTGTTAGCAAAACAAAAAAATCAGTATGCCGTATTAGCAGCCGCGACTGTTGCTTTTTTAGTGAATATAGTTATAAATTATGTCATATCTATAAAATTTTTCGAACTCGATATCATTGCTCAAACTCTTTCCATGCTAAGCGATTCTTTTCACACCGCTGTGCAAGTAATGGAAAGTGCAGGGAAAAAGCTGCCGGAGGAAACCATTGCTCGTTTTGAGCAAGGATTGAGGGTAATCAAATATGTTACGCCAACGTTATTCGTGATTGCTGCCCTTGCATTTGCTTATTTGACGATCATCGTTTCTGTTCCGATTCTAAAACGGTTAAAGTTATCTGTTGGAACGTGGCCACCGTTTCGCCAGTTAATGTTGCCAAGGCAGTTAGTGTGGTATTATTTGCTCGTGCTAATCGCTACCTTTTTTCCGTTAGAACAAGGGACGTTTGCGTTTATTGTGGTCATCAATTTATATTATGTATTACAGCTTTTATTTGCCATTCAAGGTTTTTCGTTTCTTTACTATCTCGCGTATCGTAAACAAATTGCGAAAGGAATTGTCGTTGCTGGAACAATAGTTTGCTTGTTTGTCCCTTTTTTACTTTATCTTATCGCGATATTAGGTATAATTGATTTAGGATTTGAATTGCGAAAACGTGTTCAATAG
- a CDS encoding DHH family phosphoesterase, producing MSHFYKKKAYRYPLYALLAVSFLSLALLAYFQWILGLANLLLLLFVVYYVIRSQRKLHVEIEQHISQLSHRLKKVGEEALMEMPIGIMLINDDYVIEWTNFFLTSCFGEQTLVGRSLYDVAEQLIPVLKQESDTELIDIHDRKFKVVIKREEKLLYFFDVTDQVEIEKQYEAERVVLGIIFLDNYDEITQGMDDQAKSQLNSQVTSILNKWANDYGMFLKRTSSDRFVAILNEKILQQLEKSKFSILDEVREQTMKNNIQLTLSIGMGTGAPSFPELGALAQSSLDLALGRGGDQVAIKQANGKVKFYGGKTNPIEKRTRVRARVISHALKELIVDSDKVMVMGHKYPDMDALGGAIGILKMAQLNQKEGFIVLDTNRIDAGAQRLIEEVKNYPELWSRFIKPEQALEVMTDDTLLVIVDTHRPSLVIEEKLIFRTDHIVVIDHHRRGEEFIENPLLVYMEPYASSTSELVTELLEYQPQRAKLTMLEATALLAGIVVDTKSFTFRTGSRTFDAASYLRAQGADTVLVQKLLKENIASYVKRAKIIEKASISAKGIAIAKGNPNEAYDQVLIAQAADTLLTLSGVVASFVISKRTDETIGISARSLGDINVQVIMESLGGGGHLTNAAAQLSNVTIDEAERRLRVAIDEYLEGGKKS from the coding sequence ATGTCTCATTTTTACAAAAAAAAGGCATATCGCTACCCTCTTTATGCATTGCTTGCCGTTTCTTTTCTCTCGCTTGCGTTATTGGCATATTTTCAATGGATATTGGGGTTAGCCAATCTTTTGCTCCTCTTATTTGTTGTTTATTATGTTATACGCTCACAGCGGAAGCTACATGTTGAAATTGAACAGCATATTTCCCAACTATCGCATCGCTTGAAAAAAGTGGGCGAAGAAGCACTAATGGAAATGCCAATTGGAATTATGTTGATTAATGATGACTATGTTATTGAATGGACGAACTTTTTTTTAACGTCTTGCTTTGGAGAGCAGACGTTAGTCGGTCGTTCATTATATGATGTGGCGGAACAGTTAATTCCTGTTCTGAAACAAGAAAGCGATACAGAATTAATCGACATTCACGACCGAAAGTTTAAAGTGGTCATTAAGCGGGAAGAAAAGCTCCTTTACTTTTTTGATGTCACCGACCAAGTGGAGATTGAAAAACAATACGAGGCAGAGCGGGTTGTGTTAGGTATTATTTTCCTTGATAATTATGATGAAATTACGCAAGGAATGGACGATCAAGCGAAAAGCCAACTGAACAGCCAAGTGACGTCCATATTAAACAAATGGGCGAATGACTATGGGATGTTTTTAAAAAGAACATCATCTGATCGGTTTGTCGCTATATTGAATGAGAAAATTTTACAACAATTAGAAAAAAGTAAATTTTCTATTTTAGATGAAGTGCGCGAACAAACGATGAAAAATAATATTCAATTGACGCTAAGCATCGGAATGGGTACGGGCGCGCCTTCGTTCCCAGAACTAGGGGCGCTTGCGCAATCAAGCTTAGATTTGGCGCTCGGGCGCGGCGGGGATCAAGTTGCTATTAAACAAGCAAATGGAAAAGTGAAATTTTACGGAGGAAAAACAAATCCGATTGAAAAGCGCACGCGGGTGCGAGCGCGCGTCATCTCCCATGCGTTAAAAGAATTAATTGTCGACAGCGATAAAGTAATGGTGATGGGACATAAATATCCAGATATGGACGCATTGGGCGGGGCAATTGGAATTTTAAAAATGGCGCAGCTCAATCAAAAAGAAGGGTTTATCGTGCTCGATACGAACCGAATCGATGCCGGAGCACAGCGCCTTATTGAAGAAGTTAAAAACTATCCCGAGCTATGGTCACGGTTTATTAAGCCGGAACAAGCACTAGAAGTCATGACAGACGATACGTTGCTTGTCATCGTCGATACGCACCGACCGTCGTTAGTGATTGAGGAAAAATTGATTTTCCGTACCGACCATATTGTCGTCATTGACCACCATCGCCGTGGCGAAGAATTTATTGAGAATCCACTTCTCGTCTATATGGAACCATATGCTTCCTCGACGTCAGAATTAGTAACTGAATTGCTTGAATACCAGCCGCAGCGAGCCAAGCTGACAATGTTAGAGGCGACTGCTTTACTGGCGGGGATTGTCGTCGATACAAAGAGCTTCACATTCCGCACCGGTTCACGTACATTTGATGCGGCTTCTTATCTGCGGGCTCAAGGTGCGGATACGGTGTTAGTACAAAAACTGTTGAAAGAAAATATTGCGAGTTATGTAAAACGAGCGAAAATCATTGAAAAAGCTTCTATTAGTGCAAAAGGAATCGCCATTGCAAAAGGAAATCCGAATGAAGCATATGATCAAGTGTTAATTGCACAAGCCGCAGATACACTGTTGACGCTCAGCGGCGTAGTTGCTTCCTTTGTCATTTCCAAACGAACAGACGAGACAATCGGCATCAGTGCCCGCTCGTTAGGCGATATTAACGTCCAAGTCATTATGGAAAGTTTAGGCGGAGGGGGGCATTTAACGAATGCTGCTGCGCAGCTTTCCAATGTGACCATTGATGAGGCAGAACGGCGATTGCGTGTTGCCATTGATGAGTACTTAGAAGGAGGGAAAAAATCATGA
- the rplI gene encoding 50S ribosomal protein L9 produces the protein MKVIFLKDVKGKGKKGEIKNVADGYAQNFLLKQGLAIEATPANLKALEAQKNKEKRQAEEELAKAKQLKEQLEKLTVQLFAKAGEGGRLFGSITSKQIAEALQAQHGVKIDKRKIELEDAIRALGYTNVPVKLHPEVTATLKVHVSEQK, from the coding sequence ATGAAAGTGATTTTTCTAAAAGATGTGAAAGGGAAAGGAAAAAAAGGGGAGATTAAAAACGTAGCCGATGGATATGCACAAAACTTCCTTTTAAAGCAAGGGTTGGCAATAGAAGCAACACCAGCTAACTTAAAAGCGCTTGAAGCGCAAAAAAATAAAGAAAAACGCCAAGCAGAAGAAGAATTGGCGAAGGCGAAACAGTTGAAAGAGCAGTTAGAAAAATTGACAGTTCAGCTGTTTGCGAAAGCAGGCGAAGGTGGTCGCTTATTTGGTTCGATTACAAGCAAACAAATTGCCGAAGCGCTGCAAGCTCAGCATGGCGTGAAAATTGATAAGCGCAAAATTGAATTAGAAGATGCCATTCGCGCTTTAGGTTATACAAATGTGCCAGTGAAGCTTCATCCGGAAGTAACGGCCACATTAAAAGTGCATGTAAGCGAGCAAAAGTAG
- the dnaB gene encoding replicative DNA helicase: MDDLFTERIPPQNIEAEQAVLGAIFLDASALTLASEILIPEDFYRAAHQKIFHAMLKVADKGEPVDLVTVTAELADAKALEEVGGVSYLSELADSVPTAANVEYYARIVEEKSVLRRLIRTATSIAQDSYTREDEVDVLLNEAEKKIMEISQRKHSGAFQNIKDVLVQAYDNIEMLHNRKGEITGIPTGFTELDRMTAGFQRSDLIIVAARPSVGKTAFALNIAQNVATKTNENVAIFSLEMSAQQLVMRMLCAEGNINAQNLRTGKLTPEDWGKLTMAMGSLSNAGIYIDDTPSIRVSEIRAKCRRLKQESGLGMVLIDYLQLIQGSGRNRENRQQEVSEISRSLKALARELEVPVIALSQLSRSVEQRQDKRPMMSDIRESGSIEQDADIVAFLYRDDYYDKDSENKNIIEIIIAKQRNGPVGTVQLAFIKEYNKFVNLERRFDDTQIPPGA, from the coding sequence ATGGACGATTTATTTACAGAACGCATTCCGCCGCAAAACATCGAAGCAGAGCAGGCAGTATTAGGAGCGATTTTCCTTGATGCATCTGCTTTAACATTAGCTTCGGAAATTTTAATCCCAGAAGATTTTTACCGCGCCGCACACCAAAAAATTTTCCATGCGATGTTGAAAGTAGCCGATAAAGGGGAACCGGTGGACTTAGTAACCGTTACAGCTGAGTTGGCCGATGCGAAAGCGCTTGAAGAAGTAGGGGGCGTTTCCTATTTAAGCGAACTCGCCGATTCTGTCCCAACCGCTGCAAACGTCGAATATTATGCGCGAATTGTGGAAGAAAAATCAGTACTTCGCCGCCTCATCCGCACCGCGACATCGATCGCCCAAGACAGCTATACGCGCGAAGATGAAGTCGATGTGCTGCTAAATGAAGCAGAAAAGAAAATTATGGAGATTTCGCAGCGGAAGCATTCTGGGGCGTTTCAAAACATTAAAGACGTGCTCGTGCAAGCGTATGATAATATCGAAATGCTTCACAACCGAAAAGGAGAAATTACAGGAATCCCGACCGGCTTTACCGAATTAGATCGCATGACCGCTGGTTTTCAACGAAGCGATTTAATTATTGTCGCTGCTCGCCCTTCTGTCGGGAAAACGGCGTTTGCCCTTAATATTGCGCAAAATGTAGCGACGAAAACAAATGAAAACGTGGCGATTTTTAGCTTAGAAATGAGCGCGCAGCAACTTGTGATGCGGATGCTTTGCGCAGAAGGAAACATTAATGCGCAAAATTTGCGGACAGGTAAACTAACGCCAGAAGACTGGGGAAAGTTAACGATGGCGATGGGGAGTTTATCCAATGCGGGCATTTATATCGATGATACGCCAAGTATTCGCGTCAGTGAAATTCGGGCAAAATGCCGCCGCCTCAAACAAGAAAGCGGGCTTGGCATGGTGTTGATTGACTATTTACAGCTTATTCAAGGAAGCGGAAGAAATCGTGAAAATCGCCAGCAAGAAGTATCAGAAATTTCCCGTTCGTTAAAAGCGCTCGCTCGGGAATTAGAAGTGCCTGTCATCGCTCTATCGCAGCTATCGCGTAGCGTAGAGCAGCGCCAAGATAAACGCCCGATGATGTCCGATATTCGTGAATCGGGAAGCATTGAGCAAGATGCAGATATTGTCGCGTTTTTATATCGCGATGATTACTATGACAAAGACTCGGAAAATAAAAATATTATTGAAATCATCATTGCTAAGCAACGGAACGGTCCAGTGGGAACCGTCCAGTTAGCCTTTATTAAAGAATATAATAAATTCGTCAACCTAGAGCGACGATTTGATGATACGCAAATCCCTCCAGGTGCTTAA
- a CDS encoding adenylosuccinate synthase, with protein sequence MSSVVVVGAQWGDEGKGKITDFLSENAEVIARYQGGNNAGHTIVFNGEKYKLHLIPSGIFYKDKICVIGNGMVVDPKALVAELQYLHERGVSTDNLRISNRAHVILPYHLKLDEVEEERKGANKIGTTKKGIGPAYMDKAARIGIRIVDLLDREVFEEKLARNLQEKNVLFEKVYGVEGFKLEDILQEYYEYGQQIAKYVCDTSVVLNSALDEGRRVLFEGAQGVMLDIDQGTYPFVTSSNPVAGGVTIGSGVGPTKIKHVVGVAKAYTTRVGDGPFPTELHNEIGDRIREVGREYGTTTGRPRRVGWFDSVVVRHARRVSGITDLSLNSIDVLTGIETLKICVAYRYKGQIIEEFPASLKVLAECEPVYEELPGWTEDITGVKSLDELPANARHYVERISQLTGIPLSIFSVGPDRSQTNIIRSVYA encoded by the coding sequence ATGTCTTCAGTAGTCGTTGTTGGGGCACAATGGGGCGATGAAGGAAAGGGAAAAATTACGGATTTCTTATCCGAAAATGCAGAAGTAATTGCACGCTATCAAGGTGGAAATAACGCAGGACATACGATTGTTTTTAATGGAGAAAAATATAAATTGCATCTTATTCCATCCGGAATTTTTTATAAAGATAAAATATGTGTCATCGGAAACGGAATGGTCGTTGATCCGAAAGCGCTCGTTGCTGAGTTGCAATATTTACACGAACGGGGCGTTTCTACGGACAATTTACGCATTAGCAATCGCGCTCACGTCATTTTGCCATACCATCTCAAATTGGACGAAGTAGAAGAAGAGCGGAAAGGTGCAAATAAAATCGGAACGACGAAAAAAGGAATTGGCCCAGCATATATGGATAAAGCAGCTCGCATAGGGATTCGCATTGTCGATTTATTAGACCGCGAAGTGTTTGAAGAAAAGCTTGCTCGTAACTTACAAGAAAAGAACGTTTTGTTTGAAAAAGTATATGGTGTGGAAGGATTTAAGCTCGAAGACATTTTACAAGAGTATTATGAATACGGGCAACAAATCGCGAAATACGTATGCGATACGTCCGTTGTGCTGAATAGTGCGCTAGATGAAGGGCGACGTGTCTTGTTTGAAGGGGCGCAAGGTGTCATGTTGGATATCGACCAAGGAACGTATCCATTCGTTACGTCATCGAATCCAGTCGCTGGCGGTGTGACTATCGGTTCAGGGGTCGGTCCGACGAAAATTAAGCATGTCGTAGGAGTGGCGAAAGCATATACTACGCGCGTCGGCGACGGTCCGTTCCCGACAGAATTGCATAATGAAATTGGCGATCGCATTCGCGAAGTAGGTCGGGAATACGGAACGACGACAGGACGTCCACGGCGTGTTGGTTGGTTCGACAGCGTCGTTGTCCGTCACGCTCGCCGGGTGAGCGGCATTACAGACTTATCATTAAACTCGATTGACGTGTTAACAGGAATTGAAACGTTAAAAATTTGTGTAGCGTACCGCTATAAAGGACAAATCATCGAAGAATTTCCAGCAAGCTTGAAAGTATTGGCAGAATGTGAGCCGGTATATGAAGAGCTTCCTGGATGGACGGAAGACATTACAGGCGTCAAAAGTTTAGATGAGCTACCAGCAAACGCTCGACACTATGTAGAGCGAATTTCTCAATTAACGGGCATTCCGCTCTCTATTTTCTCTGTCGGTCCAGACCGCTCGCAAACAAACATCATCCGTAGCGTATACGCATAA